The Cydia splendana chromosome 8, ilCydSple1.2, whole genome shotgun sequence genome contains a region encoding:
- the LOC134792911 gene encoding kelch domain-containing protein 10 homolog produces MTSSRRDFVFKPFKVIEVKFRSAECPRPRSGHRIACDDVNIYCFGGYNPSLPRTSIQRENPTWTPERPLFKELWSYSIATRRWTEHEVVENMPEELASNAMCMNGRYLMIFGGTGAPFGNKCSNDVIAWKASPGDAKLVVLEATGTKPPGQYGQAILCHDGHFYTIGGTNGFAYNSDIYRLDLRTLVWESVFVGTGDEEEPIGRYRHEVARVDDKLYIIGGGTGEWAFELMELPVFDLQTRTWSMLTPKADDTQGVAVAPLPRKCHSAVQIDTPTGVQIFVAGGSDGNSVFEDIWKLNLSEMQWYKMHKTVLPNPLYFHSSTVTSQGCMYVFGGIEPKEDAASRNNILYKVWLCIPKLSEICWEAMLHLYPTLDSMPRARLLDMGIPVHLVDRLCP; encoded by the exons ATGACTTCATCAAGGAGAGACTTTGTTTTCAAACCTTTTAAGGTTATTGAAGTAAAGTTTCGCAGTGCAGAGTGTCCCAGACCCCGAAGTGGACATAGAATAGCATGCGATGACGTAAATATCTACTGTTTTGGCGGTTATAACCCTTCACTCCCTCGAACAAGTATACAGAGAGAAAATCCGACTTGGACACCGGAGCGACCGCTTTTTAAAGAGCTCTGGAGTTATTCGATAGCAACCCGCAGATGGACGGAACATGAAGTCGTGGAGAATATGCCGGAAGAGTTAGCATCTAACGCTATGTGTATGAATGGCCGATACTTGATG atATTTGGAGGTACTGGTGCACCATTTGGTAACAAGTGTAGTAATGATGTGATTGCATGGAAGGCGAGTCCAGGTGATGCTAAGCTGGTAGTGTTGGAAGCAACAGGTACAAAGCCACCGGGACAATATGGGCAGGCCATATTATGTCATGATGGACATTTTTATACTATTGGCGGCACCAACGGCTTTGCTTACAACAGTGACATATACAG gTTAGATCTCCGAACATTGGTCTGGGAGTCAGTTTTTGTAGGCACCGGAGATGAAGAAGAGCCTATAGGAAGGTACAGACATGAAGTTGCTAGAGTTGATGACAAATTATACATAATAGGGGGTGGGACAGGTGAATGGGCCTTTGAACTTATGGAGCTACCAGTGTTTGACCTACAAACTAGAACATGGTCTATGTTAACACCGAAAGCTGATGACACCCAGGGAGTTGCTGTGGCCCCATTACCACGAAAATGCCACAGTGCTGTCCAGATAGACACACCGACTGGTGTTCAAATATTTGTAGCAGGAGGATCTGATGGTAATTCTGTGTTCGAAGATATATGGAAGCTTAATTTGTCGGAAATGCAATGGTATAAAATGCATAAGACTGTGTTACCAAACCCTCTATATTTTCATTCGTCTACAGTGACTTCACAGGGTTGCATGTATGTATTCGGAGGTATTGAGCCTAAAGAGGATGCGGCtagtagaaataatattttgtataaagTTTGGCTTTGTATACCAAAATTGAGTGAGATTTGTTGGGAGGCTATGTTACATTTATATCCCACTCTAGATTCAATGCCTAGGGCAAGGCTACTAGACATGGGGATACCTGTGCACCTGGTGGATAGGTTATGCCCAtag
- the LOC134792910 gene encoding E3 ubiquitin-protein ligase RNF10 has product MLEESKMDKKSINRSSQLQSRASAVDGKKSTELTHKPWPKNNKKREGPGSAPKNEPNRKNVPAQRGRGQIDRRPRARGAPNYALGGAEIARLGDDEDPEIGSVYAPGSKKQNWNHLLNFMYTPRGGTDRRDPVPRRHGVQRTAQRHSHDLYLRAYCQFVVKEDGDYRANILDPDVPIKWEQIEEIVVRSTGSTECPICLGAPVAGRTGLCGHVYCWPCVMHYAETHEKQPPPCPVCHAPLQVKDMKPTRVVQWESPAEEISMRLVRRLRGSTVVEVAPPRGQAQDAAAAVLPLDCINDAPYAKFFAANKQQVRDILKRERKEIENQILAEIDTTEIVFMEQALELLKVKEESINLQCDVTKIKEEVLDEAPTVYEKQEINQNRVDWFDVTEEGAACIDIVQEQMQHLEVTDVGSNLNPDAPEFNIDNINENQPEEFPLIDCTEDPEEFKDTSLTDADKQNQAKYFYFYQAADGQQVFLNSLNVRMLNAAWGALAAAPTTIVGRVLHRETLSLVEQTRKHMPYAAHLPLNCSFDMVEIDLNPPYVTEAAIKNFSEELDRRARVRARQAREERRRERAGRRAAEGPPRPDFSSSEHFPPPRASPPAADAVLLPPTPTPTPTPDPTPSPSGGTASSGLSFAKMAGTSGTWRVRRVSTPPPAPPPEEEGSAPRALVLSDAIEAALQSNIVAPSSGKKNKKSKHKILFATGMHRAA; this is encoded by the exons ATGTTGGAAGAATCCAAAATGGACAAGAAATCTATCAATCGCTCTTCTCAGCTACAATCGAGGGCTTCGGCCGTCGATGGTAAAAAAAGTACGG AATTGACGCACAAACCTTGgccaaaaaacaacaaaaaacgcGAAGGTCCTGGTAGCGCTCCTAAAAATGAGCCTAATCGGAAGAATGTACCAGCGCAGAGGGGTCGGGGTCAAATTGACCGGAGACCTCGGGCTCGCGGGGCCCCCAACTACGCTTTGGGTGGAGCGGAGATCGCCAG GTTAGGAGACGACGAAGACCCTGAAATAGGGTCTGTGTATGCACCTGGAAGCAAGAAGCAAAATTGGAACCATTTGCTGAACTTCATGTATACTCCCCGCGGGGGTACAGACAGAAGAGATCCAGTGCCACGACGTCATGGTGTCCAGAGAACTGCTCAAAGGCATAGTCATGATCTTTATCTGCGTGCTTA TTGCCAGTTTGTTGTGAAAGAGGATGGAGACTACAGGGCTAACATACTGGACCCTGATGTGCCTATCAAGTGGGAGCAAATTGAAGAAATT GTGGTTAGAAGCACTGGGAGCACCGAGTGCCCTATCTGCCTCGGAGCTCCAGTGGCGGGCCGCACCGGTCTCTGTGGCCATGTCTACTGCTGGCCCTGCGTCATGCATTACGCTGAGACTCATGAGAAGCAACCTCCGCCATGCCCAGTCTGTCATGCTCCTCTTCAGGTCAAAGATATGAAGCCAACAAGGGTGGTGCAATGGGAATCACCTGCAGAGGAG ATAAGCATGCGTTTGGTGCGGCGCCTGCGGGGTTCCACGGTGGTGGAAGTGGCGCCGCCGCGCGGGCAGGCGCAGGACGCGGCGGCAGCAGTGCTGCCTCTTGATTGTATCAATGATGCACCATATGCCAAGTTCTTTGCTGCTAATAAACAACAG gTGCGTGACATATTGAAGAGGGAAAGGAAAGAAATAGAAAACCAAATATTAGCAGAGATAGATACAACTGAAATTGTATTTATGGAACAAGCATTAGAGTTGCTAAAGGTGAAAGAAGAGTCAATTAATTTACAATGTGATGtcactaaaattaaagaagaGGTCTTAGACGAAGCTCCAACAGTATACGAGAAACAAGAAATTAATCAAAACAGGGTGGATTGGTTTGATGTGACTGAAGAAGGTGCAGCCTGTATAGATATTGTACAAGAACAAATGCAGCATTTAGAGGTGACTGATGTTGGGTCCAACTTAAATCCAGACGCACCTGAGTTCAATATAGATAACATAAATGAAAATCAACCTGAAGAGTTCCCATTGATTGATTGCACTGAGGATCCTGAAGAGTTCAAAGATACCTCTTTAACTGATGCTGACAAGCAGAATCAAGCTAAATACTTCTACTTTTATCAAG CTGCCGACGGCCAACAAGTGTTTCTGAACAGTCTGAACGTGCGGATGCTCAACGCGGCGTGGGGTGCGCTAGCGGCCGCCCCGACAACCATCGTCGGTCGCGTTCTGCATCGCGAAACATTATCACTTGTTGAACAG ACCAGAAAACATATGCCGTACGCTGCCCACTTGCCACTCAATTGCTCTTTTGACATGGTGGAAATAGATCTCAATCCACCGTATGTCACTGAAGCTGCGATCAAAAACTTCTCAG AGGAGCTAGACCGTCGTGCCCGTGTGCGCGCTCGTCAGGCGCGGGAGGAGCGGCGCCGCGAGCGCGCGGGGCGCCGCGCCGCCGAGGGCCCGCCGCGCCCCGACTTCTCCTCCTCCGAGCACTTCCCGCCGCCGCGAGCCAGCCCGCCCGCCGCCGACGCCGTGCTGCTGCCGCCGACGCCGACGCCGACGCCGACGCCGGACCCCACTCCGTCGCCGAGCGGCGGGACGGCTTCGTCGGGTTTATCATTTGCTAAG ATGGCAGGCACCTCCGGTACGTGGCGAGTACGGCGCGTGTCGACTCCTCCGCCGGCGCCGCCTCCGGAGGAGGAGGGCTCCGCCCCCCGCGCGCTGGTGCTGAGCGACGCCATCGAGGCCGCCCTGCAGTCCAACATCGTGGCTCCGTCCTCTGGGAAGAAAAACAAGAAGTCTAAGCATAAAATTTTGTTTGCCACCGGTATGCACCGCGCTGCATAG